The proteins below are encoded in one region of Ricinus communis isolate WT05 ecotype wild-type chromosome 6, ASM1957865v1, whole genome shotgun sequence:
- the LOC8272088 gene encoding cytosolic endo-beta-N-acetylglucosaminidase 1 produces the protein MSLTNEAQSSTLDPPPFDPLQPSIPVSYPLKTLKELESRSYFKSFHYPFNKSSVSLKSSGLDNRPRILVCHDMQGGYVDDKWVQGGNNKSAYAIWHWYLIDVFVYFSHNLVTLPPPCWTNTAHRHGVKVLGTFITEGSDGTETCNKLLATKESAHMYAERLAELAADLGFDGWLMNIEVELEAKQIPNLKEFVSHLTQIMHSTVPGSLVIWYDSVTVNGRLIYQNQLNENNKPFFDICDGIFANYWWAKDYPKNSAVVAGDRKFDVYMGVDVFGRGTYGGGEWNTNVALDVCKKADVSAAIFAPGWVYETKQPPDFQTAQNKWWSLVEKSCGVVKSYPNTLPFYSNFDQGHGYHFSVEGGQVSNAPWNNISSQGLQPFLEFNKNQTTDTIQVLADFKEASYSGGANITFKGTLKDHNDFTARLFQGRLLLGELPLHMTYSVKSDGDSQIGLCLYFSSTLNKRTSVFIAPCGKSQFSNEFSKVIVPHRLDKPEMAPGWVIQESSIDMNGYTLTEIHALCYRSKPEHGKLRSEYISDRHDNTTGPSPSEYFAVLGHITIKNSKENPVFPASSSWLVAGQCIKWISGSQGSKKLSIKISWKLKDGSTSQFSKFNIYVEKLGKNAGRNSDGRIEGIQEFIGVACVETFYVSCLSIPCSTSSVKFIIQMCGIDGTCQKLVDSPLFLLDVEASHQVAIPISNYGETDSLNTSQADTNHGRRFIKNNDYKASKPWGNSIWYGLSIKGRATYVAVDLLQRVGKMDRQIIIGRLKQTGLSWLLMVSLVLFGTSLWVLNNIVVKNIGGNMHLQ, from the exons ATGTCTCTAACAAATGAAGCACAATCCTCCACACTTGATCCTCCTCCATTTGATCCATTACAGCCCTCCATTCCCGTCTCCTACCCACTGAAAACCCTCAAAGAACTCGAGTCTCGGTCTTACTTCAAGTCCTTTCACTACCCATTTAACAAGTCATCTGTTTCTCTTAAAAGCTCTGGCTTAGATAACAGGCCTAGGATTCTTGTGTGCCATGATATGCAAGGAGGTTATGTAGATGATAAGTGGGTACAAGGAGGGAACAACAAAAGTGCCTATGCAATTTGGCATTGGTATTTGATTGATGTTTTTGTTTACTTTTCCCATAATTTGGTTACATTGCCTCCACCTTGTTGGACTAATACAGCACATAGACATGGGGTTAAG GTGTTGGGGACTTTCATCACAGAAGGGAGTGATGGGACAGAGACTTGCAATAAATTGCTTGCAACAAAAGAATCTGCTCACATGTATGCTGAGAGATTGGCAGAGCTTGCTGCTGATCTGGGCTTTGATGGATGGCTG ATGAATATAGAGGTTGAGTTAGAAGCGAAACAGATTCCtaatttgaaagaatttgtCAGCCATCTAACTCAGATCATGCACTCCACAGTTCCTGGATCTTTAGTAATATG GTATGACAGTGTAACAGTCAATGGAAGACTTATATATCAGAATCAActgaatgaaaataataagcCTTTCTTTGATATATGTGATGGCATATTTGCGAATTATTGGTGGGCG AAAGACTATCCGAAAAATTCAGCAGTGGTTGCTGGTGATAGAAAGTTTGATGTGTACATGGGAGTAGATGTATTTGGCAGGGGAACTTATGGTGGAGGAGAATGGAAT ACAAATGTTGCCCTTGATGTGTGCAAGAAGGCGGATGTATCAGCTGCAATATTTGCACCAGGATGGGTCTATGAGACTAAGCAACCTCCTGATtttcaaactgcacaaaacaA GTGGTGGAGCCTTGTGGAAAAATCATGTGGAGTAGTAAAATCCTATCCTAATACACTACCCTTCTATTCAAATTTTGATCAG GGTCATGGCTATCATTTTTCTGTTGAAGGAGGGCAAGTCTCAAATGCTCCGTGGAATAACATATCTTCCCAGGGCCTTCAG CCTTTTCTTGAATTTAACAAGAATCAAACTACAGATACCATTCAAGTTCTTGCAGA TTTTAAGGAAGCATCTTATAGTGGAGGAGCAAACATTACATTTAAGGGAACTTTGAAAGATCACAATGATTTCACAGCAAGACTATTTCAGGGAAGGTTGCTTCTTGGGGAATTACCTCTCCACATGACATATTCT GTGAAATCAGATGGGGATTCTCAGATCGGCCTATGTCTGTACTTCTCTTCCACTCTGAATAAAAGAACATCAGTATTTATTGCACCCTGCGGAAAGAGCCAATTTTCGAATGAGTTCAGTAAAGTGATTGTGCCACATAGACTTGACAAGCCAGAAATGGCTCCAGGATGGGTAATTCAGGAGAGCAGCATTGACATGAATGGATACACACTGACAGAAATCCACGCTCTATGCTACAGATCAAAGCCTGAACATGGAAAACTGAGATCAGAATACATATCAGATAGACATGATAATACAACAGGTCCAAGTCCGTCAGAATATTTTGCAGTACTTGGTCATATCACAATCAAGAATTCTAAAGAGAACCCTGTATTTCCTGCTTCTAGCTCGTGGTTAGTTGCGGGTCAGTGTATCAAGTGGATTTCAGGCTCTCAGGGTTCTAAGAAACTTAGCATTAAAATCAGTTGGAAGTTGAAAGATGGAAGTACTTCTCAATTTTCaaagtttaatatttatgttgaaAAGCTAGGGAAAAATGCTGGTAGAAATTCAGATGGAAGAATAGAAGGAATTCAGGAATTTATTGGAGTTGCATGTGTTGAAACTTTCTATGTTTCTTGTCTTTCCATTCCTTGTAGCACTTCTAGTGTCAAATTCATTATTCAGATGTGTGGCATAGACGGAACTTGCCAGAAACTGGTTGATTCTCCATTATTCCTGTTGGATGTTGAAG CATCTCATCAAGTGGCCATTCCCATTTCTAATTATGGCGAAACGGACTCATTGAACACATCTCAGGCTGATACGAATCATGGGAGAAGGTTTATCAAGAATAACGATTACAAG GCATCTAAACCATGGGGAAACTCCATATGGTATGGTCTTTCTATTAAAGGACGTGCTACATATGTGGCTGTTGACTTGCTACAAAGAGTTGGCAAAATGGACAGGCAAATCATCATAGGTAGATTAAAACAAACAGGTTTAAGTTGGTTGCTAATGGTGTCTTTGGTTCTATTTGGAACCTCTTTATGGGTTTTAAACAATATTGTTGTCAAGAATATTGGAGGAAACATGCATCTGCAATGA
- the LOC8272085 gene encoding cytosolic endo-beta-N-acetylglucosaminidase 1, translating into MLISLIRAHINRQVFIFLYNIFILISKKIQSLFPFPSMSQSNELQHQSSPVDPTPFDPLEPSTPISYPIKTLHELESRAYFESFHYPFNKSSVSLDSSDVFLPNRPRLLVCHDMQGGYGDDRWIQGGNKSDAYAIWHWYLIDVFVYFSHSLVNLPPPCWTNTAHRHGVKVLGTFLTEWEEGRLACNKLLETEESARMYAERLAELAIALGFDGWLINMEINLDMEKIPNLKEFVSHLTKTMHFSLPGSLVIWYDAITIHGELKWQDQLNENNKAFFDICDGIFVNYTWKRNYPKLSADVAAGRKFDVYMGIDVFGRNTYGGGQWNVNAALEVIKNDNVSAAIFAPGWVYETKQPPDFWTAQNRWWTLVEQSWGIMKNYPKILPFYSNFDQGYGYHISVEDGQVTEVPWNNLSCQGFQPFLEFIDGPTPEPIQVLVDVKEASYTGGGNITFRGLLEEDGHFAKRLFQGELVMGNKPIQIIYSVKSEGDSLLGLSFQFSSNKNEKTSILMASWDLSHFSGKFRKVIMTHQIRKPEMDPGWVVHEGSIAMNDQILTEIHAVCYRRKPEQSKLRTEYKADGQDDSLVSSPAGYFAVLGHIAIQNSERKSCFFPSSSWLVEGQNIKFSSDSQGSKFVSVKIIWQLKDGDHCVFSHYNIYVEKLEKQVEVEGNTNKRVKGACKYLGVAQVTAFYVSDLSVPSTTYRLKFIIQVCDFNGDCQKLNDSPSFQLDIEGE; encoded by the exons ATGCTTATATCACTTATTCGCGCCCATATAAATCGTCAAGTTTTTATCTTCCTCTACAATATCTTTATTCTAATTAGCAAAAAAATTCAATCGTTATTTCCTTTTCCATCTATGTCCCAATCCAATGAACTCCAACACCAATCTTCACCAGTTGATCCAACTCCATTTGATCCATTAGAACCGTCAACTCCAATCTCATACCCAATCAAAACCCTCCACGAACTTGAGTCTAGAGCTTACTTTGAATCATTTCACTACCCATTTAATAAATCTTCTGTTTCCCTTGATAGCTCAGACGTTTTCTTGCCTAATAGGCCTAGGCTTCTTGTTTGCCATGATATGCAAGGTGGTTATGGTGATGATAGGTGGATTCAGGGAGGGAATAAGTCTGATGCTTATGCTATTTGGCATTGGTATTTGATTGATGTTTTTGTTTACTTCTCTCATTCTTTGGTTAATTTGCCTCCTCCTTGTTGGACCAATACAGCTCATAGACATGGTGTCAAg GTGTTAGGAACGTTCCTCACAGAATGGGAGGAAGGGAGACTTGCGTGCAATAAATTGCTTGAAACGGAGGAGTCTGCTCGAATGTATGCTGAGAGGTTGGCTGAGCTTGCTATTGCTTTAGGCTTTGATGGATGGCTG ATCAATATGGAGATTAATTTGGATATGGAGAAAATTCCTAATTTAAAGGAATTTGTCAGTCACCTAACCAAGACTATGCATTTCTCATTGCCTGGATCTTTAGTAATTTG GTATGATGCTATCACAATCCATGGAGAACTTAAGTGGCAAGACCAACTAAATGAAAACAATAAAgctttttttgatatatgtgaTGGCATATTTGTAAACTATACATGGAAG AGAAACTATCCAAAACTGTCAGCTGATGTTGCTGCCGGTAGAAAGTTTGATGTCTACATGGGAATAGATGTATTTGGAAGGAATACTTATGGCGGGGGACAATGGAAC GTAAATGCTGCACTTGAGGTGATAAAGAATGATAATGTTTCTGCCGCCATATTTGCCCCTGGCTGGGTCTACGAGACTAAGCAACCGCCTGATTTTTGGACTGCTCAAAATCG TTGGTGGACCCTTGTTGAACAATCATGGGGAATAATGAAGAATTATCCTAAAATACTACCATTCTATTCAAACTTTGATCAG GGTTATGGCTATCACATTTCAGTTGAGGACGGCCAAGTGACTGAAGTTCCTTGGAACAACTTGTCTTGCCAAGGATTTCAG CCTTTCCTTGAGTTCATTGATGGTCCAACTCCTGAACCTATTCAAGTCCTTGTGGA TGTCAAAGAAGCATCTTACACTGGAGGTGGAAACATTACATTTAGAGGATTACTTGAAGAAGATGGTCATTTTGCTAAAAGGCTCTTTCAGGGAGAGCTGGTTATGGGCAATAAACctattcaaattatatattct GTTAAATCAGAGGGCGACTCACTACTGGGCCTTTCTTTTCAGTTCTCATCTAACAAGAATGAGAAGACATCAATACTTATGGCATCTTGGGATCTGAGTCATTTCTCTGGAAAATTCAGAAAAGTGATCATGACAcatcaaataagaaaaccagaaatggatCCGGGATGGGTTGTGCATGAGGGTAGTATTGCAATGAATGATCAGATACTAACAGAGATTCATGCTGTATGCTACCGGCGGAAGCCTGAGCAGAGTAAATTGAGAACAGAATACAAAGCAGATGGCCAAGATGACTCATTAGTTAGCAGTCCTGCAGGGTATTTTGCAGTGCTTGGACACATTGCAATTCAAAATTCTGAAAGGAAGTCATGTTTCTTTCCATCCAGTTCATGGCTGGTTGAAGgtcaaaatatcaaatttagttCAGATTCTCAGGGATCCAAATTTGTTAGTGTGAAAATCATTTGGCAACTGAAAGATGGAGATCATTGTGTGTTCTCACATTACAATATCTATGTTGAGAAACTGGAAAAAcaagttgaagttgaaggaAACACAAATAAACGAGTTAAAGGCGCATGCAAGTATCTTGGAGTGGCACAAGTTACAGCATTTTATGTTTCTGATCTTTCTGTTCCTTCCACTACTTACAGGCTCAAATTCATCATACAAGTGTGTGATTTTAATGGGGATTGCCAAAAGCTGAATGATTCTCCATCTTTCCAACTCGATATTGAAGGTGAGTAA
- the LOC8272089 gene encoding DEAD-box ATP-dependent RNA helicase 18 → MKSADFSYPNRALTDTRFADLHPPLSESVVHALTQAGFEYCTPVQAATIPLLCRYKDVAVDAATGSGKTLAFVVPLVEILRRLSSPIKLHQVMGIILSPTRELSSQIYNVAQPFIETLSNVKSMLLVGGVDVKADVKKIEEEGANILIGTPGRLFDIMERVDILDFRNLEVLILDEADRLLDMGFQKQITSIISRLPKLRRTGLFSATQTEAVEELAKAGLRNPVRVEVRAQTKSLNESASSQLSSSKTPSGLQLEYLECEADMKPSHLVSLLNKNKSKKIIVYFMTCACVDYWGVVLPRLTALKDFSLIPLHGKMKQTARDKALASFTSLTSGILLCTDVAARGLDIPGVDCIVQYDPPQDPNVFIHRVGRTARLGRQGSAIVFLLPKEEAYVEFLRIRRVPLQEMKITDDAPDVVPQIRSAAKKDRDVMEKGLRAFVSFIRAYKEHHCSYIFRWKELEVGKLGMGYGLLQLPSMPEVKHHSLSTVGFTPAEDIKLEDIKFKDKSREKQRKKNLQAKKEKQQQEPKPQKPNKNPSAAPTVMRKKTAKQRRAAQTVEDEDELSREYRLLKKLKKGTIDESEFAKLTGTEDLL, encoded by the exons ATGAAGTCTGCCGATTTTTCATACCCAAACAGAGCCTTAACAGACACGCGCTTCGCCGATTTACACCCGCCATTATCGGAGTCAGTTGTTCATGCCTTAACACAAGCCGGTTTCGAGTATTGCACGCCGGTACAAGCAGCTACAATTCCTTTGCTATGCCGTTACAAGGATGTCGCAGTCGACGCCGCCACCGGCTCTGGAAAAACCCTAGCTTTTGTAGTACCACTCGTGGAAATTCTTCGGCGACTTTCCTCTCCTATTAAATTGCACCAG GTGATGGGAATAATTCTCTCTCCTACTAGGGAGCTGTcttcacaaatatataatgTTGCTCAACCTTTTATTGAAACTTTATCAAATGTTAAGTCCATGCTTCTTGTTGGAGGTGTGGATGTGAAAGCTGATGTGAAGAAAATAGAAGAGGAAGGAGCTAATATATTGATTGGAACTCCTGGAAGGTTATTTGATATTATGGAACGCGTAGATATCTTAGACTTTCGAAACCTTGAG GTTTTAATTCTGGATGAGGCTGATAGGCTCTTAGACATGGGATTCCAGAAACAGATAACTTCTATTATCTCCCGTTTACCCAAGCTTCGTAGGACTGGTCTTTTCTCAGCTACTCAAACTGAGGCAGTTGAAGAGTTAGCTAAAGCTGGACTTAGGAATCCTGTGAGGGTTGAAGTTCGAGCGCAAACAAAATCACTGAATGAATCAGCATCTTCACAATTATCATCCTCAAAAACACCATCAGGCCTTCAACTTGAG TATTTGGAATGTGAAGCAGATATGAAACCATCTCACCTTGTCTCTCTGCTTAATAAGAACAAATCCAAAAAGATTATAGT ATATTTTATGACATGTGCTTGTGTTGATTACTGGGGCGTTGTTCTTCCCCGTCTTACTGCTTTGAaggatttttctttgattCCCCTTCATGGGAAAATGAAGCAG ACTGCAAGAGATAAAGCTTTGGCTTCATTTACATCTCTAACAAGTGGCATTCTTCTATGTACGGATGTTGCTGCACGTGGACTTGATATTCCAGGTGTTGATTGTATAGTACAG tACGACCCCCCTCAGGATCCCAATGTTTTCATTCACAGAGTTGGGAGAACTGCTAGGTTGGGACGACAGGGAAGTGCTATTGTTTTCCTGTTGCCAAAG GAGGAAGCTTATGTAGAATTTCTGCGCATAAGAAGGGTTCCTCTTCAAGAGATGAAAATTACAGATGATGCTCCTGATGTTGTTCCACAG ATACGATCTGCTGCCAAGAAGGACCGTGATGTCATGGAGAAGGGACTGAGAGCTTTTGTGTCATTTATCCGTGCTTATAAAGAGCATCATTGCTCTTATATTTTCAG ATGGAAAGAGCTTGAAGTTGGGAAGTTGGGCATGGGATATGGCTTGTTGCAGCTCCCTTCAATGCCGGAGGTAAAGCACCACTCACTTTCAACTGTTGGTTTTACTCCAGCTGAAGACATCAAATTGGAGGACATCAAGTTCAA GGATAAATCTCGTGAGAAACAAAGGAAGAAGAATTTACAagccaagaaagaaaagcaacAGCAAGAACCGAAGCCCCAAAAGCCCAACAAGAACCCCAGTGCTGCCCCGACAGTTATGAGGAAAAAAACAGCTAAGCAGAGACGGGCTGCCCAAACagttgaagatgaagatgagtTGTCTCGGGAATATCGTTTATTAAAAAAGCTAAAGAAGGGGACTATTGATGAAAGTGAGTTTGCAAAGTTAACAGGAACAGAAGATCTACTATAG
- the LOC8272091 gene encoding putative disease resistance protein RGA4, protein MAEIVLSIVVEEAIARVLSLVTEEIKLVWGLDQELIRLQDSLVMIRDLLQDAEEQQAKNMSFRRWLNKFKDVAYEVEDVLDESAYELLRRKVEINNMGDTKLSLSERARMRKFHWQMGHKVKNVNRSLDNIKNEALDFKLKIISVDRKISLKHVTDSIIDHPIVGRQAHVTEIVNLLSSSCDQRLNVVPIVGMAGLGKTAIAKLVCQEAMARKLFDVKMWVCVSNHFDDQKILGEMLQTLNENAGGITNKDAIREHLGKQLESKKYLLVLDDVWNRDSELWSSLMKRLSDISTNNGNAIVVTTRSEEVASMPTVMPSPQSLFKPELLSNDECWSIIKERVCGRRGVELGAELEAIGKEIAEKCRGVPLAARVLGGTMSRGIGVKEWSAIRSDRVLNASKNEVSVVSVLSSSFDRLPFYLNPCFTYCAIFPKSCSILKEELIQLWTAEGLLGLDDDVEEKGNKYFNELLLDSFFQDAGRDEFGNITSFKMHDLVHDLALSLSKFETMTSETYFNNVDDTSHIHHLNLISSGNPAPVLSFPKRKAKNLHSLLAMDIVLYKSWKFKSLRILKLIGPDIKDLPTSIGKLKHLRHLDVSNTEIKLLPESLTMLYNLQTLVLKGCKLLEKVPQNFKDLVSLRHLYFSYENQMPAEVGRLTHLQTLPFFSVGPHLGGSIQELECLKELRGELSITNLEKVRERSEAEKAKLREKKKIYAMRFLWSPKRESSNDDEEVLEGLQPHGEIKCLEIENYLGEKLPSWLFRMMVPCDYDDGSCLFKNLVKLKLKRCRRCQVPTLGHLPHLRSLLISAMDSVRCLGNEFFGSDGGSSSSGRTVLFVALKTFGILVMNGLREWNVPIDTVVFPHLELLAIMNCPWLTSIPISHFSSLVRLEIYNCERFSSLSFDQEHPLTSLACLEIVNCFELAFIGSLQGLNSLRKLWIKDCPNLEVLPTGLQSCTSLRGLYLMSCYGLKSVPQDLCELPSLVNLGIFDCPFVINFPGEIFRSLTQLKALGFGPVLPFQELSSIKHLTSFTNLKIKGHPEEHDLPDEIQCLTALRDLYISEFHLMAALPEWLGYLSSLEHLNITNCWFLEYLPTATTMQRLSRLSKLEISACPILSKNCTKGSGSEWSKISHIPEIIINKVNVKSNVS, encoded by the exons atggcaGAGATTGTCCTCAGTATTGTGGTGGAGGAAGCAATAGCCAGGGTGCTTTCACTTGTCACAGAAGAAATCAAACTAGTATGGGGCCTTGATCAAGAACTCATTCGCCTCCAAGACTCACTAGTCATGATACGTGATCTGTTGCAAGATGCAGAGGAGcaacaagccaaaaacatgAGCTTCAGGCGTTGGCTAAACAAGTTTAAGGATGTGGCCTATGAAGTTGAAGATGTTCTTGATGAGTCTGCCTATGAACTTCTTCGACGAAAAGTGGAGATCAATAACATGGGCGATACAAAG TTGTCATTATCAGAAAGAGCTAGGATGAGAAAATTTCATTGGCAAATGGGCCACAAGGTGAAGAACGTAAATCGGTCTCTGGACAACATTAAGAATGAAGCCTTGGATTTTAAGCTTAAAATTATATCTGTAGATAGAAAAATCAGTCTGAAACATGTGACAGACTCGATAATTGACCACCCAATTGTAGGAAGGCAAGCACATGTGACTGAGATTGTGAACCTGTTGTCTAGCTCCTGTGATCAACGTCTCAATGTTGTTCCAATTGTAGGCATGGCTGGTCTTGGAAAGACAGCAATAGCTAAACTAGTGTGTCAAGAAGCAATGGCGAGAAAACTTTTTGATGTTAAAATGTGGGTTTGTGTTTCTAATCATTTTGATGACCAGAAAATTCTTGGAGAAATGTTACAGACTTTGAATGAAAATGCTGGAGGGATAACAAATAAAGATGCAATTCGTGAACATCTCGGAAAGCAGCTAGAAAGTAAGAAATATCTtcttgtacttgatgatgtgTGGAACCGAGATTCTGAGTTATGGAGCAGTTTAATGAAGCGTTTGTCGGATATCAGCACAAACAATGGCAACGCCATTGTTGTTACAACTCGCAGTGAGGAAGTAGCGTCCATGCCCACAGTGATGCCTTCTCCTCAAAGTTTGTTTAAACCGGAGCTGTTGTCAAATGATGAATGTTGGTCAATAATCAAAGAAAGAGTGTGTGGTCGTAGAGGAGTAGAACTTGGTGCTGAGTTAGAGGCCATCGGAAAAGAGATTGCAGAGAAATGCAGAGGTGTGCCATTAGCTGCGAGAGTTCTAGGTGGAACAATGAGCCGCGGCATTGGGGTAAAAGAATGGTCAGCAATTAGGAGTGACAGAGTTCTGAATGCATCAAAAAATGAGGTCAGCGTTGTTTCTGTATTAAGTTCAAGTTTCGATCGGTTACCTTTCTATTTGAACCCATGTTTTACATATTGTGCCATTTTTCCTAAAAGTTGTTCAATCTTGAAAGAAGAACTGATTCAGCTTTGGACGGCTGAAGGGCTTCTTGGACTagatgatgatgttgaagaAAAGGGTAACAAGTATTTCAATGAACTGCTTCTTGATTCCTTTTTTCAAGATGCAGGAAGGGATGAATTCGGAAATATCACAAGTTTCAAGATGCACGATCTAGTTCATGATCTTGCTTTGTCTCTTTCCAAGTTTGAGACAATGACTTCAGAAACTTATTTCAATAATGTAGATGATACATCTCATATTCATCATCTTAACCTCATTTCCAGTGGGAATCCAGCGCCAGTACTGTCGTTCCCGAAACGTAAAGCTAAAAATCTGCATTCTCTGTTGGCAATGGATATTGTCCTTTACAAGTCATGGAAGTTCAAAAGCTTGAGAATTTTGAAGTTGATTGGTCCTGATATTAAAGATTTGCCAACTTCAATTGGCAAGTTGAAACATTTGAGACATCTTGATGTCTCAAATACTGAAATCAAACTGTTGCCTGAATCCCTCACCATGCTTTACAATTTGCAAACACTAGTGCTTAAGGGTTGCAAATTACTTGAAAAGGTTCCccaaaattttaaagatttggTGAGCTTAAGacatctttatttttcttatgagAACCAAATGCCTGCCGAGGTGGGGCGCCTAACACATCTTCAAACACTGCCCTTTTTTTCCGTGGGTCCACATCTCGGCGGCAGCATTCAGGAACTAGAGTGCTTGAAGGAACTAAGAGGAGAATTGTCGATAACAAATCTTGAGAAGGTAAGAGAAAGATCGGAAGCTGAGAAAGCAAAACTCcgtgagaaaaagaaaatatatgcgATGCGATTTCTATGGTCTCCGAAAAGAGAGAGCAGCAACGATGATGAGGAAGTGTTGGAAGGTCTGCAGCCCCACGGAGAGATAAAATGCTTAGAGATTGAAAATTATTTGGGTGAAAAACTCCCATCATGGTTGTTTAGGATGATGGTTCCTTGTGATTATGATGATGGTTCTTGCTTGTTCAAGAATTTAGTGAAGCTGAAACTGAAACGCTGCAGAAGATGTCAAGTCCCGACACTTGGGCATCTTCCTCATCTTAGATCACTTCTGATATCTGCAATGGACAGTGTCAGATGTCTAGGCAATGAGTTTTTCGGTAGTGATGGTGGAAGCTCGAGCAGTGGAAGGACAGTCTTGTTTGTGGCATTAAAAACATTCGGAATACTAGTTATGAATGGTTTAAGGGAGTGGAATGTACCAATAGACACAGTTGTCTTTCCTCACCTTGAACTCTTGGCCATTATGAACTGTCCTTGGTTGACAAGCATCCCAATTAGTCATTTTTCTTCACTTGTCAGATTGGAAATCTATAATTGTGAACGATTCAGTTCCTTATCATTTGACCAAGAACACCCCTTAACATCTCTGGCATGTTTAGAGATTGTTAACTGTTTTGAATTGGCATTCATTGGAAGCTTACAAGGCCTTAATTCTCTTCGAAAATTATGGATCAAAGACTGCCCCAACTTAGAGGTTCTTCCAACAGGGCTTCAATCCTGCACATCCCTGCGCGGCTTGTATTTAATGAGTTGCTACGGGCTGAAATCTGTTCCCCAAGATTTATGTGAATTGCCTTCTCTTGTTAACTTAGGAATATTCGACTGTCCGTTTGTGATTAATTTTCCAGGGGAAATATTCCGCAGCCTCACCCAACTGAAAGCATTAGGATTCGGCCCTGTCTTGCCCTTCCAGGAATTGAGTTCTATCAAACACCTTACTTCCTTTactaatttgaaaataaaaggtCACCCTGAAGAGCACGATCTGCCAGATGAAATCCAATGCCTCACTGCCCTCAGGGATTTGTACATAAGCGAATTCCATTTGATGGCAGCTTTGCCGGAGTGGTTGGGCTACCTTTCTTCTCTTGAGCACCTTAATATAACCAACTGTTGGTTCTTGGAGTACTTACCTACAGCTACAACCATGCAACGTCTCTCCAGATTAAGCAAGCTAGAGATTTCTGCATGTCCTATTCTCAGCAAAAATTGCACCAAAGGAAGTGGCTCTGAGTGGTCAaagatttctcatattcctgAAATCATCATCAACAAAGTTAATGTGAAATCAAAT GTTTCCTAG
- the LOC8272090 gene encoding uncharacterized protein LOC8272090, which translates to MMMRKLAAQFNTYLSRTKSPHLNQSRNFSSSKTTTKDDITTIEEDAERKIGWLLKLMFAGTATFIGYQFFPYMGDNLVQQSVSLLQVKDPFFKRTGASRLARFAISDEKRMKVVELGGAQELVHMLEDAKDENTRIAALKALAALSYSDEAVGALHNAGAISVIKSTPDSPEEAEIKNYKSSLLKRFQELRYDS; encoded by the exons ATGATGATGCGCAAGTTAGCAGCTCAATTCAACACT TATCTGTCTCGAACCAAATCACCGCATCTTAATCAATCCCGCAATTTCTCATCTTCGAAAACAACCACCAAAg ATGACATTACTACTATCGAGGAAGATGCTGAAAGAAAGATTGGATGGTTATTGAAACTTATGTTTGCTGGGACAGCTACTTTTATTGGTTATCAGTTCTTTCCTTACATGG gAGATAATTTGGTTCAGCAGTCTGTTTCACTCTTGCAAGTTAAAGATCCCTTCTTTAAAAGAACTGGTGCTTCAAGATTAGCCCGTTTTGCCATCAGTG ATGAGAAAAGGATGAAAGTTGTGGAGTTGGGTGGGGCTCAGGAGTTGGTACACATGTTGGAGGATGCTAAGGATGAAAACACTAGGATAGCAGCTCTAAAGGCTCTTGCTGCTCTTTCATACTCTG ATGAAGCTGTTGGAGCTTTACATAATGCTGGGGCAATTTCTGTCATTAAGTCTACTCCCGATTCTCCTGAGGAAGCAGAGATcaagaattacaaatctaGTCTGCTAAAGAGATTCCAAGAATTGAGATATGATAGTTGA